From the Fibrobacter sp. UWR3 genome, one window contains:
- the smpB gene encoding SsrA-binding protein SmpB, with protein sequence MAKKEQQSTPVIMNRKANHLYFVDETFEVGIMLIGSEVKSIRDGKCTIGEAWVDVDDKKDEIWLIGARIDEYLFANRFNHFPARKRKLLAHAHEIQKMRKAKELKGCTIVPLKLYFKNRRAKLEIGICRGKDQRDKRQDIINREAKLEMDRAAKAHR encoded by the coding sequence AACCGCAAGGCGAACCATCTCTATTTCGTCGACGAGACGTTCGAGGTGGGTATCATGCTCATTGGCTCCGAGGTCAAGTCCATCCGCGACGGCAAGTGCACCATCGGTGAAGCCTGGGTGGATGTCGACGACAAGAAAGACGAAATCTGGCTCATTGGCGCCCGCATCGACGAATACCTTTTCGCGAACAGGTTCAATCACTTTCCCGCCCGCAAGCGCAAGCTGCTCGCCCACGCGCACGAAATACAGAAAATGCGCAAGGCGAAGGAACTGAAGGGTTGCACCATCGTCCCGCTGAAACTATACTTTAAGAACAGACGGGCAAAACTCGAAATTGGAATATGCAGAGGCAAGGATCAACGCGACAAGCGACAGGATATAATCAACCGCGAAGCGAAGCTGGAAATGGACCGCGCCGCAAAGGCACACCGCTAG